In Ostrea edulis chromosome 6, xbOstEdul1.1, whole genome shotgun sequence, a single window of DNA contains:
- the LOC125645923 gene encoding transcription factor CP2-like isoform X1 has protein sequence MSFGWSLNDVVTQGSKRSKMSHHVPTITSWDINDSLAADFDGSLSGLGSELGTTSYNMSEALLALPVFKSENLDNGFQYILGAATSPAVKLNEETLTYLNQGQSYEIKLKKLGDLSDFQDKFLRSIVKICFHERRLQYMEKEQIDSWRNTRPGERILDIDVPLSYGLVDVNINRDHLNGAEFIWDPTKESGVYIRVNCISTEFTAKKHGGEKGVPFRLQVETYSYGETESKLIHCGSCQIKVFKPKGADRKHKTDREKMEKRTEAEKEKYQPSYECTVLTEVSLDQVTNITTTTVKSPNNSFAILAQSFSDLHAGSPVQTSNKKFQEDDDDSSLSNGGIGSSKKLKPSSSNDDLNTAVNFKGKPLTCDASAAEVTAWLQANRFCSYKQIFQNFSGGDLLRLTRDDLIQICGLADGIRLNNALQAKAIRPRLIIYVCQESDSVYHALYLEHLTSRELLEKLAKLYNVGASQIGELYCQGPSGIYVLLNDEVLQNMSEQSRFCVEAMKSDTSDQYKVLLKSIS, from the exons ATGTCATTTGGGTGGTCTTTGAATGATGTGGTCACACAGGGAAGCAAGCGTTCCAAGATGTCTCACCATGTTCCCACCATAACCAGCTGGGACATCAATGACTCCTTGGCAGCAGATTTTGATGGATCCCTATCGGGTCTTGGTTCTGAGCTGGGTACAACAAGCTACAATATGAG TGAAGCATTGCTGGCATTGCCTGTATTCAAATCCGAGAATTTGGACAATGG atttcaGTACATCCTTGGGGCAGCTACCTCTCCCGCAGTGAAGCTCAATGAGGAGACCTTGACCTACCTAAATCAAG GACAATCATACGAAATCAAACTGAAAAAGTTGGGAGATTTATCGgattttcaagacaaatttcTCAGA AGCATTGTAAAGATATGTTTTCATGAGCGCCGTCTTCAGTACATGGAAAAGGAACAGATTGATAGTTGGCGGAACACCCGACCAGGAGAAAGAATCCTAGATATCG ATGTTCCATTGTCCTATGGATTAGTTGATGTAAACATCAACAGAGACCACCTGAATGGAGCAGAATTTATCTGGGACCCCACAAAGGAGTCGGGGGTTTACATCAGGGTCAATTGTATCAGCACAGAGTTTACAGCAAAGAAGCATGGCGGAGAGAAAGGTGTGCCTTTCCGCTTACAGGTGGAGACTTATTCCTACGGTGAAACAGAAAGCAAGCTCATCCACTGTGGATCCTGTCAGATCAAAGTTTTCAAG CCCAAAGGAGCCGACAGAAAGCACAAAACCGACAGGGAAAAGATGGAAAAACGAACAGAGGCTGAAAAG GAGAAATATCAGCCATCATACGAGTGTACAGTTTTAACAGAG GTTTCCTTGGATCAAGTCACAAACATTACCACTACCACTGTTAAGTCTCCAAACAATTCTTTTGCCATTCTTGCACAGAGCTTCAGTGATTTGCATGCTGG ATCACCAGTTCAGACTTCAAACAAGAAATTCCAAGAAGATGATGATGACTCCTCATTGAGTAATGGTGGAATTGGGTCTAGTAAGAAACTGAAACCTTCTTCATCAAATGACGATTTGAATACTGCAGTCAATTTTAAAGGC AAACCCTTAACATGCGATGCTTCAGCTGCTGAAGTTACAGCCTGGTTACAGGCCAATCGATTCTGCAGCTACAAACAGATCTTCCAGAACTTTTCAG GTGGAGATCTGTTACGTCTCACACGAGATGATCTCATTCAGATATGTGGATTGGCTGATGGAATCCGTCTGAACAACGCTCTACAGGCTAA AGCAATTCGACCAAGATTGATTATATATGTGTGTCAAGAAAGTGACTCAG TGTACCATGCCCTCTACCTCGAGCATTTGACTAGCCGGGAACTTCTGGAGAAGTTGGCCAAGCTTTACAATGTCGGTGCTAGTCAGATTGGGGAGTTGTATTGCCAGGGCCCCTCGGGAATTTATGTCCTCCTTAACGACGAAGTCTTACAAAACATGTCCGAACAGTCCAGATTCTGTGTGGAAGCCATGAAAT CAGACACTTCTGACCAATACAAGGTGTTACTGAAGTCGATATCTTGA
- the LOC125645930 gene encoding sorting nexin-10-like, which produces MDKIDVSVRNPITHNTWEKGRFTSYEIAIQTDLKSFCLQCSVSRRRFKEFEWIHRCLKNHHPLENPPTLPPKKFFGERFDPSFIAFRMKSLEEYLKQLLQHGLYLSDVALHLFLQSNLTTAEIDKFLKGDISSEAIEELWKSKGNKSKCRCFGEVDNSSQSSGDLEVPYLNDDDSVSDSESKSNESDIDTSVSDAEYPSVTLVLSDSSRSSPMDKLRNKTPLQFSITASENSDSVNLNRTDSVDASHSINGELEKL; this is translated from the exons ATGGATAAG ATTGATGTGTCTGTGAGAAATCCAATCACCCACAATACCTGGGAGAAAGGAAGATTCACCAGTTATGAAATTGCCATACAG accGATCTgaagtcattttgtctgcagtGTTCTGTTAGTAGACGGCGCTTCAAGGAGTTTGAATGGATACATAGGTGTTTAAAAAACCATCACCCTCTAGA AAATCCCCCGACACTGCCTCCAAAGAAGTTTTTTGGGGAACGCTTTGATCCCTCGTTTATTGCATTCCGAATGAAAAGTCTAGAGGAGTATCTAAAACA ACTACTGCAGCATGGCCTGTATCTCTCGGATGTGGCTCTTCACTTGTTTCTCCAAAGTAACCTGACAACGGCAGAAATTGACAAGTTCCTCAAAGGAGATATATCTTCTGAGGCTATAGAGGAGCTGTGGAAATCTAAAGGAAATAAATCCAAGTGCAG GTGCTTTGGTGAAGTTGATAATTCTAGTCAGAGCAGTGGTGATTTGGAAGTTCCGTACTTGAATGATGACGATTCTGTCAGTGACAGCGAATCAAAATCTAATGAGAGTGACATTGACACATCGGTTTCTGATGCTGAATACCCATCTGTGACCTTAGTTTTGTCGGATTCTTCAAGGTCATCACCCATGGATAAATTACGCAATAAGACACCACTGCAGTTTTCCATAACAGCTTCCGAGAACTCTGATTCTGTTAACTTGAACAGAACAGATTCTGTGGATGCTTCCCACAGTATAAATGGAGAACTTGaaaaattgtaa
- the LOC125645923 gene encoding transcription factor CP2-like isoform X2 has product MSFGWSLNDVVTQGSKRSKMSHHVPTITSWDINDSLAADFDGSLSGLGSELGTTSYNMSEALLALPVFKSENLDNGFQYILGAATSPAVKLNEETLTYLNQGQSYEIKLKKLGDLSDFQDKFLRSIVKICFHERRLQYMEKEQIDSWRNTRPGERILDIDVPLSYGLVDVNINRDHLNGAEFIWDPTKESGVYIRVNCISTEFTAKKHGGEKGVPFRLQVETYSYGETESKLIHCGSCQIKVFKPKGADRKHKTDREKMEKRTEAEKEKYQPSYECTVLTEVSLDQVTNITTTTVKSPNNSFAILAQSFSDLHAGSPVQTSNKKFQEDDDDSSLSNGGIGSSKKLKPSSSNDDLNTAVNFKGKPLTCDASAAEVTAWLQANRFCSYKQIFQNFSGGDLLRLTRDDLIQICGLADGIRLNNALQAKAIRPRLIIYVCQESDSVYHALYLEHLTSRELLEKLAKLYNVGASQIGELYCQGPSGIYVLLNDEVLQNMSEQSRFCVEAMKYTSDQYKVLLKSIS; this is encoded by the exons ATGTCATTTGGGTGGTCTTTGAATGATGTGGTCACACAGGGAAGCAAGCGTTCCAAGATGTCTCACCATGTTCCCACCATAACCAGCTGGGACATCAATGACTCCTTGGCAGCAGATTTTGATGGATCCCTATCGGGTCTTGGTTCTGAGCTGGGTACAACAAGCTACAATATGAG TGAAGCATTGCTGGCATTGCCTGTATTCAAATCCGAGAATTTGGACAATGG atttcaGTACATCCTTGGGGCAGCTACCTCTCCCGCAGTGAAGCTCAATGAGGAGACCTTGACCTACCTAAATCAAG GACAATCATACGAAATCAAACTGAAAAAGTTGGGAGATTTATCGgattttcaagacaaatttcTCAGA AGCATTGTAAAGATATGTTTTCATGAGCGCCGTCTTCAGTACATGGAAAAGGAACAGATTGATAGTTGGCGGAACACCCGACCAGGAGAAAGAATCCTAGATATCG ATGTTCCATTGTCCTATGGATTAGTTGATGTAAACATCAACAGAGACCACCTGAATGGAGCAGAATTTATCTGGGACCCCACAAAGGAGTCGGGGGTTTACATCAGGGTCAATTGTATCAGCACAGAGTTTACAGCAAAGAAGCATGGCGGAGAGAAAGGTGTGCCTTTCCGCTTACAGGTGGAGACTTATTCCTACGGTGAAACAGAAAGCAAGCTCATCCACTGTGGATCCTGTCAGATCAAAGTTTTCAAG CCCAAAGGAGCCGACAGAAAGCACAAAACCGACAGGGAAAAGATGGAAAAACGAACAGAGGCTGAAAAG GAGAAATATCAGCCATCATACGAGTGTACAGTTTTAACAGAG GTTTCCTTGGATCAAGTCACAAACATTACCACTACCACTGTTAAGTCTCCAAACAATTCTTTTGCCATTCTTGCACAGAGCTTCAGTGATTTGCATGCTGG ATCACCAGTTCAGACTTCAAACAAGAAATTCCAAGAAGATGATGATGACTCCTCATTGAGTAATGGTGGAATTGGGTCTAGTAAGAAACTGAAACCTTCTTCATCAAATGACGATTTGAATACTGCAGTCAATTTTAAAGGC AAACCCTTAACATGCGATGCTTCAGCTGCTGAAGTTACAGCCTGGTTACAGGCCAATCGATTCTGCAGCTACAAACAGATCTTCCAGAACTTTTCAG GTGGAGATCTGTTACGTCTCACACGAGATGATCTCATTCAGATATGTGGATTGGCTGATGGAATCCGTCTGAACAACGCTCTACAGGCTAA AGCAATTCGACCAAGATTGATTATATATGTGTGTCAAGAAAGTGACTCAG TGTACCATGCCCTCTACCTCGAGCATTTGACTAGCCGGGAACTTCTGGAGAAGTTGGCCAAGCTTTACAATGTCGGTGCTAGTCAGATTGGGGAGTTGTATTGCCAGGGCCCCTCGGGAATTTATGTCCTCCTTAACGACGAAGTCTTACAAAACATGTCCGAACAGTCCAGATTCTGTGTGGAAGCCATGAAAT ACACTTCTGACCAATACAAGGTGTTACTGAAGTCGATATCTTGA